A single region of the Marinobacter salinisoli genome encodes:
- a CDS encoding glycine cleavage T C-terminal barrel domain-containing protein — translation MAVKFEEALQNYPQQRAGAARQPDSVDQSDRKVPINLRQSGPTPVEMLISTRVRKSPYWHLAYEAGCWRATVYNRMYHPRGYVRPEQGGAMVEYESLVNDVTLWNVAVERQIQVKGPDAERFVNYVITRDATKIKPLRGKYVILCNEDGGILNDPVLLRVAEDEFWFSLSDSDLELWLRGVNIGMGFNVSIAEIDVSPLQIQGPKSEALMADMFGDEVRDIPFYGLMEGQVAGHDVIVSQTGFTGEKGYEIYLKDSTKYAEDVWYAVLAAGEKHNLRVIAPAHHRRIAAGILSWGQDLDAETLPFQCNLAYQVPRNKEADYIGKQRLEKVRDQVEAGQPPFSHMMVGLRFGGGEVTDYSNDFWLISGADGGDPLGYVTSPWYSPELETNIALAYVPCDMTAIGTRLTVHLPVEYAAPDGSTAVEAEVVEVPFRPSVNPNARERARAKGIDFAD, via the coding sequence ATGGCCGTCAAATTCGAGGAAGCACTGCAGAATTATCCGCAACAGCGAGCCGGCGCCGCAAGGCAACCCGACTCGGTCGACCAGTCCGATCGCAAGGTTCCGATTAATCTGCGCCAGTCCGGACCCACACCGGTGGAAATGCTGATCTCCACCCGGGTTCGCAAATCCCCCTACTGGCACCTGGCCTACGAGGCAGGCTGCTGGCGCGCCACGGTGTATAACCGCATGTATCACCCGCGGGGTTATGTCCGCCCGGAGCAAGGCGGTGCCATGGTGGAGTACGAGTCTCTGGTCAATGACGTCACCCTGTGGAATGTCGCCGTCGAACGCCAGATTCAGGTCAAGGGCCCCGACGCCGAGCGTTTCGTGAATTACGTCATCACCCGGGACGCCACCAAGATCAAGCCCCTGCGCGGTAAGTACGTCATCCTGTGCAACGAGGACGGCGGCATTCTCAACGACCCGGTGCTGTTGCGGGTGGCCGAGGATGAGTTCTGGTTCTCGCTGTCCGACAGCGACCTGGAGCTGTGGCTGCGGGGTGTCAACATCGGGATGGGCTTCAACGTCAGTATCGCCGAAATCGACGTCTCTCCGCTGCAGATTCAGGGCCCGAAATCCGAGGCACTGATGGCCGACATGTTCGGTGACGAGGTTCGCGACATTCCCTTCTACGGCCTGATGGAGGGGCAGGTGGCCGGCCACGATGTGATTGTGTCCCAGACCGGTTTCACCGGTGAGAAAGGCTACGAAATCTACCTGAAGGATTCGACCAAATACGCCGAGGATGTCTGGTACGCCGTGCTGGCAGCCGGTGAAAAACACAACCTCCGAGTGATTGCTCCGGCCCATCACCGCCGCATTGCCGCGGGCATTCTGTCCTGGGGACAGGACCTGGATGCCGAGACCCTGCCGTTCCAGTGCAACCTGGCCTACCAGGTGCCCAGGAACAAAGAGGCGGATTACATCGGCAAACAGCGGCTTGAGAAGGTTCGCGACCAGGTGGAGGCCGGCCAACCGCCGTTCTCCCACATGATGGTGGGGCTGCGGTTTGGCGGTGGCGAGGTCACCGATTATTCCAACGACTTCTGGCTGATCAGCGGTGCGGACGGCGGCGACCCGTTGGGTTACGTCACTTCGCCCTGGTACTCGCCGGAGCTGGAAACCAACATCGCTCTGGCCTACGTGCCCTGCGACATGACCGCCATCGGCACCAGGCTCACCGTGCACCTGCCGG
- a CDS encoding PA4642 family protein — translation MSGPDKPKVIGEDWSDERVKSFLAIDPYNKDLNPDFYVLLKAYQSMRAGDFERFIGFFQDAGRDLNAVNEHGETILDLVSQHRRSVDYARMLEKAGAKATAAADH, via the coding sequence ATGAGTGGACCCGACAAACCCAAGGTCATTGGCGAGGACTGGAGCGATGAGCGCGTCAAAAGTTTTCTCGCCATTGATCCCTACAACAAGGATCTGAACCCGGATTTCTACGTGCTGCTGAAGGCCTATCAGTCCATGCGTGCGGGGGATTTCGAGCGTTTCATCGGGTTCTTCCAGGACGCCGGGCGCGACCTGAACGCCGTGAACGAACACGGCGAAACCATTCTGGATCTGGTGTCTCAGCATCGCCGCAGCGTGGACTACGCCCGGATGCTGGAAAAGGCCGGAGCCAAGGCGACAGCCGCCGCCGATCACTGA
- a CDS encoding Hsp20/alpha crystallin family protein codes for MSNITRWNPINEFEDLMNRYNRVFGLSRNGGEGKDVFSRSDWAPAVDIKETPEAFTIEAELPGMDKNDVKVTVHDGVLSIEGERKHEEESTDKKLHRIERYYGSFLRRFTLPDNVDENSVKAAFKDGLLTLTVQKAEPKEPKAIEVDVH; via the coding sequence ATGAGCAACATCACCCGTTGGAATCCGATCAATGAGTTCGAAGACCTGATGAACCGCTACAACCGGGTTTTCGGGTTGTCCCGTAACGGCGGTGAAGGCAAGGACGTGTTCAGCCGCAGCGACTGGGCACCGGCGGTCGATATCAAGGAAACGCCGGAAGCCTTTACCATCGAGGCCGAGTTACCGGGCATGGACAAGAACGACGTCAAAGTCACCGTGCACGACGGTGTGCTCAGCATCGAAGGTGAGCGCAAGCACGAGGAGGAGTCCACCGACAAGAAGCTGCACCGGATTGAACGCTACTACGGCAGCTTTTTGAGACGCTTCACACTGCCCGACAACGTCGATGAAAACAGTGTGAAAGCAGCCTTCAAGGATGGCCTGCTGACGCTGACGGTGCAAAAAGCCGAGCCGAAAGAGCCCAAAGCCATCGAGGTGGACGTGCACTGA
- a CDS encoding gamma carbonic anhydrase family protein: MTNVRSHKGYTPDFGERAWIDPSAVVIGDVKTGDDCSIWPMTVVRGDMHRIRIGDRCSVQDGSVLHITHASDFNPGGHPLTIGDDVTIGHKALLHGCTIGSRVLVGMGCIIMDGAVVEDEVIVAAGCLVPPGKVLKSGHLYVGSPCKQARALTEKERSFFTYTAGNYVKLKDEYLSEHDN, translated from the coding sequence ATGACGAATGTACGTTCTCACAAGGGTTATACGCCAGATTTTGGTGAACGCGCGTGGATTGATCCCAGTGCGGTGGTCATTGGCGATGTCAAAACCGGGGACGATTGCTCGATCTGGCCGATGACCGTGGTCAGGGGCGATATGCACCGGATTCGCATTGGCGACCGCTGCAGCGTGCAGGATGGCTCGGTGCTGCACATTACCCACGCCAGTGACTTCAACCCCGGTGGCCATCCGCTCACCATTGGCGACGACGTCACCATCGGCCACAAGGCCCTGTTGCACGGCTGCACCATCGGCAGTCGGGTACTGGTGGGCATGGGCTGCATCATCATGGATGGCGCGGTGGTGGAGGACGAAGTGATTGTCGCCGCCGGCTGCCTGGTGCCTCCGGGCAAGGTGCTGAAATCGGGGCATCTGTACGTGGGCTCACCCTGCAAGCAGGCCCGGGCACTGACCGAGAAAGAACGCAGCTTCTTCACCTACACCGCCGGCAATTACGTCAAGCTGAAGGACGAATACCTGTCGGAGCACGACAACTGA